Proteins encoded by one window of Salmonirosea aquatica:
- a CDS encoding LytR/AlgR family response regulator transcription factor, whose amino-acid sequence MKTFSNYSISSISEFAKPFEASEIAVHLLNQTLWLKPGDITCLEGEGNYTFIYTCRGKRYLVSRTLKSLTEHLDESFLRVHKSFIINTDYIAERLDDDRVIRMSCGKQAMVSRRKIKEIAEILDQVETRISA is encoded by the coding sequence ATGAAAACCTTTTCCAATTACTCGATCAGTAGTATTTCTGAATTCGCCAAACCCTTTGAAGCATCGGAAATCGCGGTCCATTTGCTCAATCAAACACTTTGGCTGAAGCCCGGGGATATCACCTGTCTTGAAGGAGAGGGAAATTATACATTCATCTATACCTGCCGCGGCAAGCGTTATCTGGTGTCCCGGACTTTGAAATCTCTGACCGAACACCTCGACGAAAGCTTCCTGCGGGTGCACAAATCGTTCATTATCAATACCGACTATATCGCCGAGCGCTTGGACGACGACCGGGTAATCCGGATGTCGTGTGGTAAACAGGCCATGGTGTCGCGTCGGAAAATCAAAGAAATAGCCGAAATCCTCGATCAGGTCGAAACCCGCATTAGCGCCTAG
- a CDS encoding L-rhamnose mutarotase, with the protein MKRYCLTLDLKDDPALIEKYKEHHAPENQWPGINRHIRATGVERMEIYLFGTRMCMFMEVHDDFTFERMDEMNRRDPETQKWENLMWDFQQAVPGAKPGEKWVFMEKIFELP; encoded by the coding sequence ATGAAGCGCTATTGCCTGACCCTCGACTTGAAGGACGACCCCGCCCTGATCGAAAAATATAAAGAACACCATGCTCCCGAGAATCAGTGGCCAGGCATCAACCGGCACATCCGGGCTACGGGGGTCGAACGCATGGAAATTTACCTGTTCGGTACCCGGATGTGCATGTTCATGGAAGTACACGATGACTTCACCTTTGAGCGCATGGATGAGATGAACCGCCGGGACCCTGAAACCCAGAAATGGGAAAACCTGATGTGGGATTTTCAGCAGGCCGTGCCGGGGGCCAAGCCGGGTGAGAAATGGGTGTTCATGGAAAAGATTTTCGAGCTACCCTGA
- a CDS encoding UxaA family hydrolase produces the protein MNKIVKVHPGDDVIVALTDLEAGEEVELDGETYTLTEAIPAKHKFAAHTFAPGEEIHMYGVLVGKAQSEIRRGSWLTTFNTKHAATPLAVRESRYDWTPPDVSKYAQATFKGFQRSDGSVGTANYWLVVPLVFCENRNVGILKEALTRALGYEVATPYQHKVEKILAMLQSGQDDLLLGEEMPLVTKTKPVSPVFPNVDGIKFITHQMGCGGTRQDARALCGLLAGYITHPNVAGATVLSLGCQNAEETTLREEIEKRAPGFDRPVHILNHQTLGNEEQVMDLALKQTLLGLKEANRCERTEVPLSKLCVGLECGGSDGFSGISANPTLGYFSDMLVALGGKVILSEFPELCGVEQNLADRCVDRPTAEHFAHLMATYSQRATAAGSGFDMNPSPGNIKDGLITDAIKSAGAAKKGGTSPVVDVVDYPGKATKPGLTLLCTPGNDVESTTAEVGAGATVVLFTTGLGTPTGNPIAPIVKVASNTRLYNKMNDIMDFDTGAIIEGRESIAAAGERLLNYVISVASGETSVKAVLNQQDDFIPWKRGVSL, from the coding sequence GTGAATAAAATCGTGAAAGTCCATCCCGGCGATGACGTGATCGTGGCCCTGACCGACCTCGAAGCGGGAGAGGAAGTCGAACTGGATGGCGAAACATACACCCTGACCGAAGCCATTCCGGCTAAACACAAGTTCGCGGCCCATACTTTTGCCCCCGGCGAGGAAATCCATATGTACGGGGTACTGGTAGGCAAAGCGCAGAGTGAGATTAGGCGGGGTAGCTGGCTTACCACCTTCAATACGAAGCATGCGGCCACACCCCTGGCCGTGCGGGAAAGCCGCTATGACTGGACTCCACCCGATGTGTCGAAGTATGCACAGGCTACCTTCAAGGGTTTCCAGCGCAGCGACGGCAGCGTGGGTACGGCCAATTACTGGCTGGTGGTACCTCTGGTATTTTGTGAAAACCGCAACGTAGGCATTCTGAAAGAGGCGCTTACCCGCGCCCTGGGCTACGAAGTGGCCACGCCCTACCAGCATAAGGTAGAAAAAATATTGGCTATGCTACAGAGCGGACAGGATGATCTGCTGCTGGGCGAAGAAATGCCGCTGGTGACCAAGACAAAGCCTGTTTCGCCGGTATTTCCAAATGTGGATGGCATTAAATTTATTACCCATCAGATGGGCTGCGGAGGTACCCGGCAGGATGCCCGGGCGCTGTGTGGTCTGCTGGCGGGGTACATTACGCACCCCAATGTGGCCGGTGCCACCGTGCTGAGCCTGGGTTGTCAGAATGCCGAAGAAACGACCTTGCGTGAGGAAATAGAAAAACGGGCGCCGGGCTTCGACCGCCCTGTGCACATACTCAACCACCAGACTTTGGGCAACGAAGAGCAGGTGATGGATCTGGCCCTGAAACAGACACTGCTTGGCTTAAAGGAGGCCAATCGTTGCGAGCGCACGGAGGTACCTTTATCAAAACTGTGCGTGGGACTGGAATGCGGCGGTTCGGATGGTTTTTCGGGTATTTCGGCCAACCCCACGCTGGGCTATTTCTCCGATATGCTGGTAGCCCTGGGCGGAAAAGTGATCCTGTCCGAATTTCCCGAATTGTGCGGTGTTGAGCAGAATCTGGCCGATCGTTGTGTGGATCGTCCTACGGCCGAGCACTTTGCGCACCTGATGGCTACCTACAGTCAGCGGGCTACGGCCGCCGGCTCGGGCTTTGACATGAATCCCTCTCCCGGCAACATCAAGGACGGTCTCATCACCGATGCCATCAAGTCGGCCGGAGCGGCCAAAAAGGGGGGTACCTCACCCGTGGTCGATGTGGTCGACTATCCCGGAAAAGCCACCAAACCGGGCCTGACGCTGCTCTGCACACCGGGCAACGATGTGGAGTCTACCACGGCGGAGGTAGGGGCCGGCGCTACGGTAGTGCTGTTTACGACGGGGCTAGGTACCCCAACGGGCAACCCGATTGCGCCCATTGTGAAGGTCGCCAGCAACACCCGGCTGTACAATAAAATGAACGACATTATGGATTTTGACACGGGCGCCATCATTGAAGGTAGGGAGAGCATCGCCGCGGCGGGTGAGCGGCTGCTGAATTACGTGATTTCGGTAGCCAGCGGCGAAACCAGCGTGAAAGCCGTGCTCAATCAGCAAGACGACTTCATTCCCTGGAAGCGGGGGGTTTCTTTATAG
- a CDS encoding amidohydrolase family protein encodes MKIDAHQHFWHFDPVRDAWITDEMQAIRRDFLPSDLKLVLEQNQMDGCVAVQAAQEIAETDFLLQLANENDFIKGVVGWTDLQAPNLAERLAEYQKAPRLRGFRHVLQAEPDEAFMLRPAFIAGVRALRDYGFTYDILIYPQHLPNALRLVQQCADQPFVLDHLAKPYIREGLLEPWKKDLTALADQENVCCKISGIITEADWSTWTYEQLVPYLDVAFEAFGTDRLLFGSDWPVCLVAGDYQRVKQVLERYLENFTSTEKENIWGGNAARFYNLN; translated from the coding sequence ATGAAAATAGATGCCCATCAGCATTTCTGGCATTTTGATCCCGTCCGTGATGCGTGGATCACCGATGAAATGCAAGCCATCCGCCGGGATTTTCTGCCCTCGGATCTTAAATTGGTCTTGGAGCAAAATCAGATGGATGGCTGCGTGGCGGTACAGGCCGCCCAGGAAATCGCCGAAACCGACTTTTTGCTCCAATTAGCCAATGAAAACGACTTCATCAAAGGGGTAGTAGGTTGGACAGACTTACAGGCACCGAATCTGGCCGAAAGACTCGCCGAATACCAAAAAGCGCCCCGCCTGCGGGGTTTTCGTCACGTGTTGCAGGCAGAGCCGGACGAGGCATTCATGCTGCGGCCTGCTTTCATAGCGGGTGTCAGGGCCCTGAGGGATTACGGTTTCACCTACGACATTCTCATTTATCCCCAGCACCTGCCCAACGCGCTCAGGCTGGTGCAGCAGTGCGCCGACCAGCCGTTTGTCCTGGACCATCTGGCCAAGCCCTATATCCGGGAAGGTCTGCTGGAACCGTGGAAAAAGGACTTGACAGCCCTGGCCGACCAGGAAAATGTGTGCTGTAAAATTTCGGGTATCATCACCGAGGCCGATTGGAGTACCTGGACCTACGAGCAGCTGGTACCCTATCTTGATGTCGCCTTTGAGGCCTTCGGGACAGATCGCCTGCTGTTCGGTTCCGACTGGCCGGTCTGCCTGGTAGCGGGTGATTATCAGCGGGTGAAGCAGGTACTTGAAAGGTACCTAGAAAACTTTACCTCTACCGAAAAGGAAAATATCTGGGGAGGTAACGCGGCGCGGTTTTACAACCTGAACTAA
- a CDS encoding porin family protein, whose amino-acid sequence MKNKRPFVALLLCCLFSVTSSFAQTKGFAFGVKGGVNLSKLSMGNLLTTRYDNNGNPYLNYNGQEVRDNIQESIDSRTGFAGGVYARFGKHFFVQPEVLLSTKGGTFDIIRNDGDLSTRQQVNVKFSSIDVPLLFGLKGGPFRINAGPMASFRVGDNQKLKDAFHQYTSGSLNDALSEAVYGYQLGAGLDIFGISLDVRREGTFTDLATFKVNNQVIGSNSSTVRQKLTSWQVTLGIKLI is encoded by the coding sequence ATGAAAAACAAACGCCCCTTCGTTGCCCTATTGCTCTGCTGCCTGTTCAGCGTTACTTCGTCCTTCGCCCAAACCAAGGGATTCGCCTTTGGGGTCAAGGGAGGAGTGAATCTCTCCAAACTTTCCATGGGTAACTTACTCACAACCCGTTACGACAACAACGGGAATCCCTACCTGAACTACAACGGGCAGGAGGTACGGGACAATATCCAGGAAAGCATCGATAGCCGCACGGGCTTTGCCGGTGGGGTGTACGCCCGCTTCGGAAAGCACTTTTTCGTGCAGCCGGAAGTCTTGCTCTCCACTAAGGGGGGTACCTTCGACATCATCCGGAACGACGGGGATTTATCCACCAGGCAGCAGGTCAATGTAAAGTTCAGCAGCATTGATGTACCCCTGCTCTTCGGCCTGAAAGGCGGGCCTTTCCGCATCAACGCGGGCCCTATGGCTTCGTTCCGCGTCGGGGATAATCAGAAACTCAAAGACGCCTTCCATCAGTATACCTCGGGTAGCCTCAACGATGCCCTGTCGGAGGCGGTCTACGGCTATCAATTGGGCGCAGGACTCGACATTTTCGGGATCAGCCTCGATGTACGGCGTGAAGGTACCTTTACGGATTTGGCTACCTTCAAAGTCAACAACCAGGTCATCGGCAGCAATAGCAGCACCGTGCGCCAGAAGCTGACTTCATGGCAAGTAACCCTGGGCATTAAGTTGATTTGA
- a CDS encoding sensor histidine kinase, with protein MTTTRIKWSFVLLGVLAFLASAALIADIPSLAADERLKAFLSGVFVAGALLPILVMIVMGWRTTVSKDSSQNQMDFMYKMTHELQTPVSSISLAADMLATPAVQRSPERIGKYVRMVKEESNRMQWHIDNVLHIAKAENQTLLLRLEKIQVNDLIESVVERYGRKICMELDAEDSTAIVDRQHLANVLRNLLDNALKYTPENPRIIIATQRLNNTLVVNVRDNGIGIAEEEQKKIFDNFYRVPNNTSNVKGFGLGLSYVQQIARAHHWNLELTSQPGVGSEFKITIPAKSAN; from the coding sequence ATGACCACTACACGCATTAAATGGAGCTTCGTGCTGCTCGGCGTTCTGGCTTTCCTTGCCTCTGCTGCTCTTATAGCGGATATTCCTTCTTTGGCAGCCGACGAGCGTCTCAAAGCCTTTTTATCCGGTGTTTTTGTCGCCGGAGCCCTCCTGCCCATTCTGGTTATGATCGTCATGGGATGGAGGACGACCGTGTCTAAAGACTCATCACAGAATCAGATGGATTTCATGTACAAAATGACCCATGAGCTTCAGACCCCCGTCTCGAGTATCAGCCTGGCCGCCGACATGCTGGCAACCCCCGCCGTGCAGAGATCGCCGGAACGTATTGGGAAATACGTCCGTATGGTCAAGGAAGAAAGCAACCGGATGCAGTGGCATATCGATAATGTGCTTCATATCGCCAAAGCCGAAAACCAGACTTTGCTGCTCCGGCTGGAAAAAATCCAGGTGAATGACCTGATCGAAAGTGTGGTGGAGCGCTACGGCCGGAAGATCTGCATGGAATTGGATGCGGAGGATTCCACCGCTATAGTAGACCGGCAGCATCTGGCCAACGTACTTCGCAATCTACTGGACAATGCCTTAAAGTACACGCCCGAGAATCCGCGTATCATTATCGCCACGCAACGACTCAACAATACCCTGGTCGTCAATGTACGTGACAACGGCATTGGCATTGCCGAAGAGGAGCAAAAGAAAATCTTCGACAATTTTTATCGGGTACCTAATAACACTTCCAATGTCAAAGGGTTTGGTCTTGGGCTCAGCTATGTCCAGCAAATTGCCCGTGCTCACCACTGGAACCTCGAACTCACAAGCCAGCCAGGGGTAGGTAGTGAGTTCAAGATTACGATTCCTGCAAAATCAGCGAATTAG